In the genome of Candidatus Electrothrix rattekaaiensis, the window AATTTAACACGTGGTCTGATAAAAGAGTTTAGGAAGAGAAAAATATTGGATTTATCCTTACTGGTCTTTTTTTTGGCATAGAAACCAAATGGTGTATCATTCCACCAAGTCACCCCTGCCATTGCATCCTTGGTTTGAGTAAATAAATACCCCTCAAATTTTTGATCATCCTCTTGATTTACAGTGTCCGGAAAATCAATATAGAATTCTATTTTATGATCAGGTCCCCATTCACTTGGTAAACGGATACCAGTTGCAGTTCGCAAAATACAGCGAACGCCATGCGATGAGCCATCACTGGATCTATATGTTCCAGCAACTTCCCCATCATTAGCTTCCCAAAGTTTCAGCGTGCCTTCCCATCCATCATGATTCATAGCGTATTCACCAAGAAAATGGGAGGTAGAAATTGCTCCTGAAACAAGATTTGGTCCACCTGAAAAGGTACCATCCTTCTGAGCAAAAAAACCAAATGGTGTATCATTCCACCAAGTCACCCCTGCCATTGCATCCTTGGTTTGCGTGAAGAGATAGCCTTCAAATTTTTGATCATCCTCTTGATTCGAGGTGTCCGCAAAGTCAATATAGAATTCTATCTTATGGTCAGGCCCCCAATCTGAACTCAATGGGTATGTTGCTGTTCTTGCATAACCCCGCACATCGTGTTCCTCGTACGTCCCCGCCATATTTGGCATATTTACAAAATTATTGGCAGGATCTAAAAAAACGCCATCAGCTCGTTCTAATTGTAACATTCCTTGCCATCCATCGTGCTTCATCGCATAATTGGAGGAAAAATCAGCGCGTTGCACGCTGGAAATACCACCTACCCGAAGAGAAGGATCACCAAAAAGCATATATTTTTGAATATGATGAAATAAAGACTGTGGGTACCAAATAGATTCTGTATTAAAATCAATGTGGAAGTCGTTGTCAATATATCGTTCTACGGCATAATTCCAGAGAAAGCCCAGCGGTTGAGGTCTCTGACTATGGGTATAGCCTTCAAAGAAATAGTTCATTAAGTATTGAGAACCACCTTGAGTACCCGTATATGCACCAATATATCCGATGCCACCACTCTCTTGTTTTACCAAAAATTCTTCCGCCATGGAATCTACATCAAAATTCACCTGATTGTTGCGTTGAAGAGGTGCGGGTTCAGGACTCTGGGCAGCATTGGGATTCACTGGCCAGCAACGGTGGTTATCGTTGTAGATGGGACATTCAAGGCTTCTATCAAAGGTATTACCTTGAATATCTAGAAAGCTATCATCAAAATGAAATCGAGCAGTGTCACAGGCCGCAGCAAAAACTATCGGTAATTTTCCTGTATTATTCAGTTGCGCAACGTCACCGGTATTTAAAGCCCAAGCCCAGAGCGTTCGAGCACCATGTCCTGAAAAAACAGTGAATCCAACCCCGGCATTAATCTCATTTTTAACATTTGTTGCAGTAGGATCGTTATCACTCAGCCCGCTGGGTAAATCTTCAATACGCTGATCATACAGCTTGACTGACTCCATATCCATTGGATACACAATTGGGTTACTCGCAATATTATTCAAAGAGGCACTGATTGCTTCCGTCGTCTCCCAACTGCCAGGATAATCATGATATTCACCGCTACCTTCTAAGTAGCCAGGCACAACAAATAATGCCTTGTTATGCCAAGTAGCCTTGTAGGCTGAAAATTCATAGTCGATAACCTTATTGACATATGTTGTTACTTCAGCTTCAGAAGAAGCGGGGATACGGCCTACAGCGATATCTGGATAAAGATCCATCCCATCAAGATTAATATCAGCCAAAGTTGAACCGGCTGTCCAAGTACCTCCCTGCATTTCACAAAAAACGCCGTCCCCATCTCCATCCCAAGTATCAAACGTATTGTTTTGGTCATAGAGATCAGCATAATACAGATCAGCTGGCGAATAGCCATGTCCCCAAGCCGTTGGATCATAAACTTTACAATACCTCACTGGGAAACGATCTGAATCCCCCACTAACATGACATATTTCACTCCATAATAATTTTGAAATGAAGCAATTGCTTTTTTGATGCGCTCAGGGTCATCTCGACCTTCACTTTGGAAACGTTCGACAAGCTCTTGCCAACTGTATATCCTGGTTGGCATGTCAGTATAATTTTTGTGATTTCTTAACGGTTGAAGTTCTTCAATAAAAGCTTCGTCTGCAATAATTAATAAATCAAAAGGTAAAATAAAAATAAGCTCCGGGAAATAAGTAATATTGGGAATATTGAAAACTACCTCAGGTTGAGAAGGTAACCAGGGCTGAAAAGTATAATCTACATTCAGTGGAGGGGCAGGCGGTTCAAGTATTTCGCCTGGTGGTGTTGGAGAGACAAAGGGGGCAAGTAAATTATTTAATGGTACATAAGGGGGATAATCTAATGTCAGTTGAGGTAGTATCGTGAGATTACTTGGTTGCGATTCAATTAATTTAGGCTCGATTACTTCCGACTGGAGATTCGTCGCCGATACATCAGCTGCATACGCTATACCTGTCGAAGGTAAGAGTATAGAAAATAAACTGTTACAAGAATCTTGACCCGCGTTGGTTACAACATTAAACAAATTTACAGAAATAGCTACAACTCCTATCAGGCTACATAACCCTAACAAAAAACTCTTTGTTTTTTCAGCTGCCATTTTCATTACCCCCTCCAAAAAAAAGCCAGAATCAATTTATTGCCCTATGCTATGAGTCCCCTGCTGAAGGTGCGGACTGTCAACCTGACTAAAATCACGCCGTGGCGATACCAAGTCGCAGCAAAACAGCTTCAAAATATTATACAGATGTCACTCAGCCAATCCTGTGAATGACTTTTTCCAAACGCGGCAACTCGAACATGAAGGAAAAATTCAACTAAAGTAATGTTATTTTTTACACTACCCAGTCAAAATAACTATACCCTGCTTAATGCAAACACATCGGACTGTCAACAAATATCGAAACGACAAAGCTCCTTTATACAATTTTTTACCTACTGCTACACAGAAAAACACACTCCCAATCCGCCGCCGTTGATCTTCAGCCATGCTTTCCGCTCCGCATAATCCGGTAGGATGGTGGCGAGCTGGTTCCAGAATCGCTGGGAATGATCAGGATGGGTCAGATGACAGAGTTCATTGCCCGGTCATAATCGGCTTTCGGCACCTTCTTCTGTTCATTTTCCCGGATAGTTTTAAGGAAACGGCAGGCCGCCTCTCCTTCGAGGACAGGGGTTTCCTTGATTGCTGTTGCCATTTTCTTTCCTCCGTATACGTTCCTATTTATTCCTGTAATTAGAAAAAAGTCTAAAGAATATTGATAAATACCCCGTAATATTCACTGCGTATTGAAATGAGAATAAAAAACCGATCTTTTAAAAAATCGAAAATCTTTCTTTTACCTTCCTCCCCACCGGATCAGAACCGGCCCCTTACCCCCCCACCTTGTTATATGCCGATTCGATATACTGCTTCACCTCTTCAAACTGCTCTTCGGTCGATAGGGTGAATTCAGCATCACCGGTGCCGTAATGCCCTATCTTCGATACATCCCTGTACGTTGCAGGCGGGTTTTCCAGCTCTCTGAGCTTGACCCACAGCTTGACGGTTTTTATCTTCGCTTCCACACAGACGATATTCTGTGAAGCCTTATAGGCCACATAGAATTTTTTCGGCACCTCTTCAATGGACGAATCCAACCCGGTGATATACTCCCGGATACTGTGCATGAGCTCCTGAATTGATTCCGGTTTTCCTTCAAGATGCTCTTCAAAGGTGTAAACGGCGGGTGTGCTCTTCTGTTCGTCTTGTTCGACCTGCATCATGACGGGATCATTACCGCCCTTCTGTATGCTTCCTGCTGTTGCGGCCTTCATCACGTTATGAAAGACCTCTTCAAGATAGAGGCTGCTGTTTGTAAAGAGCCGATACCGCCACAATTCGATATTTGCCCCCATAACCTGCACCGCATGAAGATCATATTTCTTGTAATTCGGAGCAATACAGATAACCCGGATATCTGACCAATCAACCGGAGTGCCGCTACCGAGAGCCTTCTGAACGGCAATTTCAAAATCTCCTTTATGATCCTGAATCCAGTGGAGATAAAACAGGCTCTGGTTGATCAGCTCTGAAGACTCAACTTTCTTGTATTCAATAATCACCGGGTTATCTTCTTCGGACAGGGCCAGCGAATCTATGCGCCCGGCATGTTGCGCCCCGGTGGAGAACTCTGAAGCCACAAAACGACAGTTGAACACCGCCTGAAGATTATCTTCAATCAGCTTTTGCAGTTCTTTTTCACGGGTGAAGTTTTTCTGCTCCACCGGCAAGAGGCTGTTTCCTGCAATATCGAATAAGGGCATGGTATACGCTTCTATGATGAATTGATAATGTGCAGAGGTCAGGCCGCGTTGTATAGCCAGCTCATAGAGTACAGCGGGGCTATACGCCTTTTTTGTTCAGCCATAACCGATTATATGCTATAAGGTCAAGACGCAATCCATCCGCAATCTTTCCGATAGTACGTAAAATACAAAGAAAATCATGACAGAAGCGCAAAAACAAAAACTTGAACAGCAGCTGTGGAATATTGCCAATGAGCTACGCGGCAAAATGGGTGCTGATGAGTTTCGAGATTATATTCTCGGATTTATTTTTTACAAATATCTCTCTGAAAAACAGTACATCTACGCTAATGAGCTACTTGAAACAGAGGATATCAAAGACTATGCTCTTCTAACGGATGAAGAAGACATTCAGGCAATAAAGGAAGAGTCCCTGCTCAAGCTGGGCTATTTTCTCCGGCCTGATGAATTATTCAGCGAGCTTTGCCGGAAAGGCAATGCAGACACAGAGGAAGAGAGCAATTTCATTCTTGAAGACCTGCAAGCCATTCTGAACAGCATTGAGCAAAGCACAATGGGCACGGAAAGCGAAGATGATTTCAACCAGCTTTTCGAAGACCTGGACTTGAACAGCACCAAGCTTGGCCGCACTGTTGAGGCCCGAAACGCTCTGATTGCTAAGGTTCTTTCTCATCTTGATAAGATTGACTTTGCCCTTGAGAATGCAAACGCAGATGTGCTGGGGGATGCCTATGAATACCTGATTGCTCAATTTGCCTCCGGTGCTGGTAAGAAAGCCGGTGAGTTCTACACCCCTCAGCAAGTATCAAAGATTCTCGCAAAAGTCGTTACCCTGGACAGAAAGCGCATCAAATCAGCTTATGATCCGGCCTGCGGTTCCGGTTCCCTGTTGTTGCGTATTGCCAAGGAAACTGAGGTTAATAAATTTTACGGGCAGGAACTCAACCGCACCACCTATAATCTTGCCCGAATGAATATGATTTTGCATGATGTTCATTTTAGCAAGTTTGATATTAAACAGGAAGATACCCTGGAGTTTCCGCAACACCTGGAAGAGCGTTTTGATGTGGTAGTTGCTAATCCCCCGTTTTCTGCCAAGTGGAAAGGGAAGAATAACCCGCTCAACGAAACAGACGACCGTTTCAGTCAGTACGGCGCATTGGCCCCGGCCACTAAGGCGGACTTTGCCTTTATCCTGCACATGGTTTATCAGCTCAATGACAGCGGCACAATGGCTGTGGTGTTACCCCACGGTGTTCTGTTTCGCGGGGCTGCTGAAGGGAAAATTCGCCAATACATTATTCAGGAGCAGAACTGTCTTGATACTGTTATCGGTCTGCCTGCCAACCTGTTTTACGGAACCTCGATTCCCGCCTGTATTCTGGTCTTCAAAAAATGCCGGGTGCATGATGATAATATTCTCTTTATTGATGCCTCCCGAGATTTTGAAAAAGTCGGCAATCAAAATGCGCTGGCTGATGAGCATGTGGAGAAAATTATTGCTGCCTTTCAACGACGGGAGAATATTGATAAATACGCTTACGTTGCCTCGTTGGATGAGATTCGGGAGAACGATTACAACCTGAATATTCCGCGCTATGTGGATACCTTTGAGGAAGAGGAGCCGGTTGACCTTGAGGCGGTGGTGAGTGAATTGAGGGCACTGGAAACAGACATGCAGGAGACTGATACAGCCATTGCCGGGTTTTGTCAGGAGCTGGGTATTTCCAGCCCGTTTTAAGCTCAGGGGTGAGTATGAAAGTGAAAGAACAAAATGTGCCGGTTTTGCGGTTTCCTGGGTTTGAGGGGAAGTGGGAGAAAACAACTATAGGGCAAGTAGCAAACTACGAGAATGGAAAAGCACATGAAAAAAATATTGATGAATCTGGCGAATTCATAGTTGTAAATTCAAAGTTCATTTCAACCTGTGGGAAAGTAAAGAAATATACAAAACAGGCTTATTGTCCTGCACATAAAGAAGATATTCTGATGGTGCTAAGCGATGTACCTAACGGAAGGGCTATCGCCAAGTGCTTTTATGTGGACTCAGATAATTTATACACTGTTAATCAACGAATTTGCAAAATTACATCCTGCAACGCGGTAAGTCGTTTGTTATTTTATGTGCTGAACAGAAACGTATATTTTTTGAGATTTGATGATGGTGTAAAACAAACAAATCTTAGAAAAGACGATGTGTTAAGCTGTAAGATGCTTTTGCCAAAAGATTCTGAAGAACAACAAAAAATCGCCGCATTCCTCACCGCAGTTGATAGCAAAATCGAGCAGCTCAACAAGAAAAAAGCCTTATTGGAGCAATACAAGAAAGGCATGATGCAAAAGCTTTTCAGTCAGGAGATTCGCTTTAAGGATGAGCAGGGGAATGAATTTCCTGATTGGGAGCTGAAAAAACTGGGAGAACTTGCTATTGGCGGATTCAGCAATGGAGTATTTAATGACCCTCAAAAAGTAGGAACAGGATATCGGCTGATAAATGTAAAAGATATGTATACTGGCAACATAATATCAGTTGCAACACTTTCACGGCTCAATATTAGCGAAAAAGAGTTTGCAAAGAATAAAGTAAAGCATGGTGACACTTTTTTTACTCGTTCATCGCTTGTGAAAGAAGGTATTGCATACTCAAATGTTTTTTTAGGCAAGGAAAATGATGTGACATATGATGGTCATTTGATTCGTATGCGCTTGGATCTTGCTGCTGTTAATCCAATTTATCTGGCATATCAGCTAAAAACAAACCAAATCAGACGGCAATTAGTCAGAAGAGGCAAAACAACTACGATGACAACTATTGGTCAACAAGATGTTGCTACTGTAAAAATTGATCTTGCCCCCTATGAGGAACAACGCAAAATAGCCGACTTCCTTTCATCCATAGACAAAAAAATAAATCTCATCTCCACAGAACTCAACCACGCCCGATCCTTCAAAAAAAGCCTGCTTCAACAGATGTTTGTTTAACCGGAACAAACCCTTGAAAACAACCTGATCGTCCAGAGGTGAGTGTGGAGCCATACAGAATCATTGAGATATCCGACAGCATCCCGCCTTCTCAAGCCGGAAATGAACGAGCGGATAAATTACTCATGCCGAGATTTTCCAAAATTCAATCTCAGTCCAGTTCTCAGGAAATTTCATGTGCTGATGAATATCAACGGGGCAGCCTGCTAAGACAGTACGGAGATTTTTTATCCAGTCTCTACTATGCGTAAAAGTAGACAGGAATGCCTGGATCATTGCTACATTGGCATACGGTGTATCAAGAGGTATTCCCGTGTATGTATACTTAGCAATATTTCTGGCAGTTGGTGGATAAATATGATTCCAGAACCTATTATGATGAGCGCAAGTATTCCGTATAAAAGTTAAAACATGAAGCCAACCGCCGAAGTCATTTGTATTGAATGAGAAAAACTTGCTGATTCTTCTTCGGCTTTTTGCTTCTTTTAAATGTTCAAATACCTTCGACCATG includes:
- a CDS encoding C25 family cysteine peptidase; this translates as MKMAAEKTKSFLLGLCSLIGVVAISVNLFNVVTNAGQDSCNSLFSILLPSTGIAYAADVSATNLQSEVIEPKLIESQPSNLTILPQLTLDYPPYVPLNNLLAPFVSPTPPGEILEPPAPPLNVDYTFQPWLPSQPEVVFNIPNITYFPELIFILPFDLLIIADEAFIEELQPLRNHKNYTDMPTRIYSWQELVERFQSEGRDDPERIKKAIASFQNYYGVKYVMLVGDSDRFPVRYCKVYDPTAWGHGYSPADLYYADLYDQNNTFDTWDGDGDGVFCEMQGGTWTAGSTLADINLDGMDLYPDIAVGRIPASSEAEVTTYVNKVIDYEFSAYKATWHNKALFVVPGYLEGSGEYHDYPGSWETTEAISASLNNIASNPIVYPMDMESVKLYDQRIEDLPSGLSDNDPTATNVKNEINAGVGFTVFSGHGARTLWAWALNTGDVAQLNNTGKLPIVFAAACDTARFHFDDSFLDIQGNTFDRSLECPIYNDNHRCWPVNPNAAQSPEPAPLQRNNQVNFDVDSMAEEFLVKQESGGIGYIGAYTGTQGGSQYLMNYFFEGYTHSQRPQPLGFLWNYAVERYIDNDFHIDFNTESIWYPQSLFHHIQKYMLFGDPSLRVGGISSVQRADFSSNYAMKHDGWQGMLQLERADGVFLDPANNFVNMPNMAGTYEEHDVRGYARTATYPLSSDWGPDHKIEFYIDFADTSNQEDDQKFEGYLFTQTKDAMAGVTWWNDTPFGFFAQKDGTFSGGPNLVSGAISTSHFLGEYAMNHDGWEGTLKLWEANDGEVAGTYRSSDGSSHGVRCILRTATGIRLPSEWGPDHKIEFYIDFPDTVNQEDDQKFEGYLFTQTKDAMAGVTWWNDTPFGFYAKKKTSKDKSNIFLFLNSFIRPRVKLVELPLDK
- a CDS encoding restriction endonuclease subunit S, which encodes MKVKEQNVPVLRFPGFEGKWEKTTIGQVANYENGKAHEKNIDESGEFIVVNSKFISTCGKVKKYTKQAYCPAHKEDILMVLSDVPNGRAIAKCFYVDSDNLYTVNQRICKITSCNAVSRLLFYVLNRNVYFLRFDDGVKQTNLRKDDVLSCKMLLPKDSEEQQKIAAFLTAVDSKIEQLNKKKALLEQYKKGMMQKLFSQEIRFKDEQGNEFPDWELKKLGELAIGGFSNGVFNDPQKVGTGYRLINVKDMYTGNIISVATLSRLNISEKEFAKNKVKHGDTFFTRSSLVKEGIAYSNVFLGKENDVTYDGHLIRMRLDLAAVNPIYLAYQLKTNQIRRQLVRRGKTTTMTTIGQQDVATVKIDLAPYEEQRKIADFLSSIDKKINLISTELNHARSFKKSLLQQMFV
- a CDS encoding type I restriction-modification system subunit M, which translates into the protein MTEAQKQKLEQQLWNIANELRGKMGADEFRDYILGFIFYKYLSEKQYIYANELLETEDIKDYALLTDEEDIQAIKEESLLKLGYFLRPDELFSELCRKGNADTEEESNFILEDLQAILNSIEQSTMGTESEDDFNQLFEDLDLNSTKLGRTVEARNALIAKVLSHLDKIDFALENANADVLGDAYEYLIAQFASGAGKKAGEFYTPQQVSKILAKVVTLDRKRIKSAYDPACGSGSLLLRIAKETEVNKFYGQELNRTTYNLARMNMILHDVHFSKFDIKQEDTLEFPQHLEERFDVVVANPPFSAKWKGKNNPLNETDDRFSQYGALAPATKADFAFILHMVYQLNDSGTMAVVLPHGVLFRGAAEGKIRQYIIQEQNCLDTVIGLPANLFYGTSIPACILVFKKCRVHDDNILFIDASRDFEKVGNQNALADEHVEKIIAAFQRRENIDKYAYVASLDEIRENDYNLNIPRYVDTFEEEEPVDLEAVVSELRALETDMQETDTAIAGFCQELGISSPF
- a CDS encoding DUF5655 domain-containing protein, with the protein product MPLFDIAGNSLLPVEQKNFTREKELQKLIEDNLQAVFNCRFVASEFSTGAQHAGRIDSLALSEEDNPVIIEYKKVESSELINQSLFYLHWIQDHKGDFEIAVQKALGSGTPVDWSDIRVICIAPNYKKYDLHAVQVMGANIELWRYRLFTNSSLYLEEVFHNVMKAATAGSIQKGGNDPVMMQVEQDEQKSTPAVYTFEEHLEGKPESIQELMHSIREYITGLDSSIEEVPKKFYVAYKASQNIVCVEAKIKTVKLWVKLRELENPPATYRDVSKIGHYGTGDAEFTLSTEEQFEEVKQYIESAYNKVGG